In the genome of Populus trichocarpa isolate Nisqually-1 chromosome 10, P.trichocarpa_v4.1, whole genome shotgun sequence, the window GCCCAGCTTGATGGATCCGAGTCCAGTCAGTGAAAaaactgtgtttttttaaattaaaataatattgtgttGAGCTTTTTTATTCAGAATAGTAAAATCAATCCAGATGAATCCATCAAGTCCCATTACTATagcattaataataaattatgacaAGTGTTCTACAAAATGCTATCTAACaactatacacacacacacacagagtaCATAAACACTGCAAAACCCAGTGGGTGATGTAAATACAAGGACGATTAATTAACAGACATCTGTGTGCATAAATCTCCGTTGTTAGTTGATAAACTCATGCTCAAGGAGACAACTGTTAACATAATCACCAAACAAGTGTTAGTGTCTGTAAATTCCATGCCTTCAAAGTAGGGTTCAAATATATATGAACAGAATGACGAAAGTGGGAAATGCATGCCACTGGTCCCAGTTCCAAATTTGTACATTTTAAGACAACTCAAGTCAAAAGTGGAGATAAAGCTTTTATTCTAGGCAGATACTGCATTAAGGCACAGACAGACAGTCCACCACATCACCGTCACCCCCACCAGGCCACCACCAACACTCACCActaacaaaaacccaaaacataCATTCCTTTCTATCATCACCTTTACAATGCCTCTATATATAGGGTTACCACCTTAAGCATTCTCAGTCAAGAGAAGCATCGATCGGTTTCTATATATTGAGTGACAAAAACAGAACCACGCTAATTTCTTCACTAGCTACATTGAGTTGTGAAGTTTGGAAATGGCAAGCTCAAGAGTGATAGGGGCTGCATTCTTGATCTTATTTATTCTAGACCTCACTTTTGCTGCTAGGTCACCCAAGGCAATAGGTAAAGGAGGTGGTGGgggtggaggaggtggaggagggAGGGGCGGCGGTGGTGGTTCAGCATCAGGACTTGGATCAGGTTCTGGTCATGGCTCAGGGTATGGGTCTGGTGGTGGTGAGGGATATGGTGGTGGTCTTGGAGGAGGATGGGGTGGGGGTGGAGGCGGAGGCGGCGGTGGAGGCGGTGGTATGGGGTCAGGTAGTGGATATGGTTCTGGCTATGGGTCTGGCAGTGGCTCAGGCTATGGCTCCGGCAGTGGTGTaggaggaggtggaggtggaggtagtggtggtggaggaggtgggGGTGGAGGCACTGGGCTAGGAAGTGGGTCAGGCTATGGAAGTGGAGGTGGATCAGGATATGGAAGTGGCAATGGTGGTGGTAagggtggtggaggaggaggaggaagtggtggtggtggtggtggtggtgaaggagGAGGAGCATCCGGCTTTGGTTCTGGCTATGGTAGTGGGTCAGGATATGGAAGTGGCAATGGTGGTGGTAagggtggtggaggaggaggaggaggaggaagtggtggtggtggtggtggaggagctGGAGCATCCGGCTTTGGTTCTGGCTATGGTAGTGGGTCAGGGTATGGATCAGGGTATGGAGGGGATAGTGAATATGGTTTGCCATGAACTTGAGGTCATTTGTATGTTAAATGAATTGTAGTAGAGCATTACCTGTATGCATATTTTCATGTACTAGTATCAAGCATGTTCGCTAGCGGCTGCAAGTTGCGTGCATGTGACTTATAGTCTGCATGTAATAGTACTAGAGtcaagaactatatatatatatatatatatatatactcaaaTTCTAGCATTCTCCCTCCTCCCCagtttgaataaataaatacaatgatTCATAAAAACAGGCTCTTGTCGCAATAAAAGGGTAattataaaagacaagaattcctccCCGACAGCTGATCAGACTTTGCATGGAGTGAAAAAAACATGCCAGCAGTGGGAATCAGCATGGCTGCTGAAAATTCCATGACAGCAAATTTGCCAGGAGTGATAAAAATGACAGAAAAacagatataaaattaataaagaaataaatactgATCATAGatattataccaaaaaaaaactaattggaaattttttattctttttgtttggttttgtcttagtttttttaaaaaactcattataGACTAAAAACCCACTATAcatgaaatcaaattttattaaaagattaaattagatttattcaatttttaaaaatgtagaACCGAAGTGAACCGGTGATCGGTTTGAACTCCTTACACATGAGTTTACAAAAATCTAACCTCTAAGCTTTTTTTCAGTGGCATCTAAACGCCCAGGCTCCAGTTTCTAAGAAATTTTGATGGCTGAACTCTTATCTAGAAGATAATATGCAACTGCAGCTTCTGCTACATGAACAACTTAATTTGCATTGATCTGGCGTCCAAATTATAGCTTGCAATCGTTGCACTTCAAGCCTCTCGTTTTCCTTTTCTAGAGCATCATCAAAACACATTTTTGGACAGGAACAATTAAGACTTTTTCAAagcttcaaatttgattttccttcattttctcaTCAACCAAGCAGAACTTAAGATTAACAGTTAGTACTCttcctttcaaaaaaatctagggttaatgtttcaaaattaagTTTATCGCAAAAAGAAACCTTAAAAGTATGTCCTGATCAATTTATGTCAATCtaaatcttcttttttcaagTGATATTAAATGTTCTAGAATCAATACCAGCTCTTTCTCGGCAGATGCCATGGAACATATTGGATGCTATCAAGAGCAAGTTGACAATATGAAGCAAGAGCTCTTTGCTTGTATAAACCCTAGTTTGTTTTTGGATCAAGCTGTCAAACAAATTTGCTACTACATAAATTTTTATGGCATGTgctaagaaaaatccaaaacatgATAAGACTGAATACGGGATGAACGCAAAAGTTATCAGATTGAGTGATGGACTGGAGCCATTGATTCACAAACTGTTGGTTGTATGGTTAAAACTCCGTTTGAGTACTAGTTTATTAGCTAAATATTCCTtaaaatttgtgtttatttttatgcagTAGCAGTGAcagaagataaaataaatttgactgAAATCATGGTTGCTTCAAACCTGAAATTGCGGTagaatcatgtttttaaaattttggaaagaaaaattgtttcaaaaactttttttttgtttttttaaatcatttggatgttttaatgtaaaaataattataaaaataaaaataaaatattattttgatacatttataactaaaaaaacattttaaaaaacaacttttatcaAACTCCTAAACatatcctaaaatattttaaaaagtaacttgTAGCACAATAGCTATTGCTACCTATTATTATCCTCTTTTGTCTATCTCGATAAGATGACCTAATAAAACCCATGAATTAAGACTtgaatcaagttttaatttgaactggttttcatcaaataaaactcaggTTACTCAACGTGTTAATTCACAACCTGATTGATTTGGATAAACTGAATCTAAACCAAACTGGatgaaaactatataaaaaaaaaaagcattattttcaacaaaaatgatAGATCCTGACTCGTTGATCGACTCTAATTAACTCGACAATCTGTTATTGAATCTTAAATCTAACAACTACATTGCTATCCTCTCTGTGTCGATCCTTTATTAATCAATAGGAAAATCATTGTTGATGATACCAAGTATTACTAATGAGAGCATGTATATCCATGAAGAATCTTCTGATCACATTCGTTAATGGAGttggtaaaaaagaaaatcaaagagcACATGCACATAATGGCTGCCACTTGTAAGAAAATAATGGCTTCCACTTCTTTCCCAGCTGGCATCCTTCACATCGCAAAAATTCTCCCTAACCAATTTATCTCCTGGTCAGTATGGTGTTAAACAAGCATCCTCTTAAAATCTAATCGCAGATTTGAGAGAAACAAAGGATAGCACCTTTAGACCTATTGTTGCACTACACACAGACCTGACCAAGCTGTGTATTGTATAAAATACAAGAAGTTGTGATTCGTTTACTGTACTTGAAATTCAGTAAATTGACGATAGCCCAATTCTTTTTTCCTCGAGGAAATGATGGCTAGGTTGCTATGATTGAAAGCAAGCATGCTATACAGATGGACACCCTAGGCAAAGTAGAAAACAGTAATGTGCCAGTTGTCAGTATAAGCGTAAATctaaagaaagaagacagagaCCACACTTGGCATTCCATGGAGAGATTGGGACCGGGAAATTTTGGTTGGGAAGTTAGTGGGTGTCTGTGGCCTAAGATTTTCAGGATATCCTGAAGAGTAGAATATGGGATTGAGAAGTTCATTGGGAGCTGGAATACGTGTAAGCTTAGAAGGAGTTAATCACACTTTGTACTTATGGCTTATTCTATTGGACAggaaaacatatgaaaaatactaaaaaatttgaTAGCATAGAATATATAGTGCTTTCATCAATGGAGGCACCAAAGTTGGAAACTACTGGCATTTGACAATGCCATGTTTTGCtcgaggaaaaataaaaaataaaaaaaggatgtgATGCGAGGCACAGACATTAAAGTAAAGATTATGGCCAATTAAGCCACTGAAACTTAATAAAACATGGCATCAAAGGAGGTGATAATCTGAGGGTGCATGGTACTGAAATTCAACTTGTGCAAGAATAGAAGACTACTGTGTATATATCAACCATGTAGATGGCCTAACATTCCATTGTAGTAATGCAAGGATAGTTAGTGCTTTCATGCATCAAAACAGGCaccaagttttaaattataaatcagcATTCAGAAACTGTTTTTTAAGTACACGTCTATTTATATTCAATGATGCCCAGTGTTCTTTTATATGGGAAAAGAAGATGAGTCCTATTCCAAGTCCACCAGCAATAAGAAATTGACTGGACAACCCAGTTTGTCGTGCAAATTTAGACCATTGTGAATATACTTGAAGAGGTTAAACAGACATCTTTGTGCTTAAATTACTAGTATTAGTGGATGCATTGATGCTTAAGGAGACAATTGTTAGCATAAATCACCACAAGACCGTTAGTGCATGGATATTTCAtgtattaaaatttgaaagtgGAGTTCAAATTTGAACAGAATGATAGAGTGGGAGATGCAAGCCATCGGTCCCATTTCCAAAGTTAAATATTATAAGACACTTCATGTCAAAAAGTGGGGATAAATCTTTTATTCTATGCAAACAGTGCATGAAGACTGAAACAGATCCACAATACCACCACCGCCACACCCACCACCAGCACCCCCCACTAAACAACCACCTAAATCACACGTTCCTTTCAATCATCATCAAGACTAGCAAGTGATAGAAGGTACTAGCAATTTaataaacttttcaaaaacaGTGTCTGGTAACCTTGGCAATGCCTATATATAGGGTTCCTACCTCAAGCATTTTCAGTCGACAAAGCATATTGGTATTTTATATAGTGAGTGACACACAAACATATAGATATATTGTGTTAGTTTCATTTGGAAATGGCTTTGAGGGTGGTAGGGGCTGCGTTTTTGGTCTTGCTTATTGTAGACCTCACCTTTGCTGCTAGGATACTAAAGGCAactggaggtggaggtggaggtggaggtggaggtggaggtggaggtggagggcagggaggaggtggtggtggcggtTCAGCATCAGGACTTGGGTCAGGTTATGGTTCCGGGTCTGGGGGTGGTGAGGGATATGGTGGTGGTAGTGGTGgtagtggaggaggaggaggaggaggtaaAGGTGGTGGCGGTGGTGGCGGCAGCGGTGGAAAAGGGTATGGTTCTGGCTATGGGTCTGGTAGCGGCTCGGGCTATGGTTCCGGTGGTGGGGTAGGGGGTGGcggaggtggaggtggtggaggtggaggttcTGGGTCAGGAAGTGGTTCGGGCTATGGTAGTGGAAGTGGTTCTGGATATGGAAGTGGAAGTGGTGGAGGCAAAGGTGGGGGcggtggaggaggaggtggtggtggggtgggcggaggaggaggtggaTTTGGTCCTGGTTCAGGCTATGGTagtggatcaggttatggggaGGGCTATGGGTCTGGCTATGGCGAGGGGGGATATGGTTTGCCATGAACATGAGGTTACATTTTCGTTTAGATAGCACCATCCAATCAGTCATTTGTATGCtgaaataaaattgcaagaGCTCACCCATGTATGTTGGCGAAGCGACTGCAAAAGTGCATGTATGTCTGTTGACCACCGTTACTAAAATCACTTTTCATATTCCATATATGAAAGAATAcagtttttttatagataatctCTCCCTCTCCCCTAATGAAATGTGAATATATCGTTTCATACAAAAGGGATTTAATCACAAAAATGGACTTCAAAAGAAAGTTAAAGAACAGAGCTTGAACTAGTGAAAATTGAAAACTTCCTCCCAAAACTCTACTGATAGTTGAGACTTTGCATGCAGTAGACAAAAAACCATGACAGTAGAGACTTATAATTGCAGtagaaaaaaaagtcacaagGGAAAAATTCAGCCTCAATACAAGGCTGCTAAAAAGAAAACCTGCGTAAAAATCTGACCTGGTTAATGAAGTCCAGTCATCTTCGGTATTGGAAACTACTACCTCTCTCTACCAAAATGTCACGGTTTAGGATCCTTCACCAGAGGCGGCCAAAATGCCATTAGAAGCTGCAAAATGAACTTTACAACCAAAGGACCACCTCAGGTCCGTTCAACAAACATTCTAAAAAGCTAATTAGATTGTCCTAATAGTATTGCATACAATGGTGACTTCTTAGAATCAGTAAAGTCTAAAAAGCGATGCAGAATCAGAAAGGTCTTACAGGTGATAAATAATGACAACCATGTCTGGTATCAGCATTCAAGTACTTACGGTCTTCAAACAAGCTTAGATTTCTTGCACTACTAAATatattgccaaaaaaaataagtttcagTGCTCAAGCCCATCCATAACAAAGAGATGTAGCAGAAATTGAAATGTCCAAGGAAATGGTTCAGCAAATTTCCATTTTAACTATAGCGAAGTATCCTTTGAAAACATATCAGACGTAAAAcatgtaataatttaaaagttacAACTGTATCAAGGAGATAAACATGGGTAAATCTAATAATCAGACAAGCTAAAATAGCCTAATCCAACAACTGTTTCCAGAAACAGAATTTGTACCCTGTGAAGGATTTCCTATAGAAACCTGAAGAATCATTCCTTCTTCCTCCTTCCATCACAGATTTTGAATTGCTTACTAAATTCAGGGAACaccaaataaacaaagaaattgCAAGGTCCACAGAAAAATTTGCAACGAGAATAATTCAGAATGCTCGATGGCTAATCTGTCTCCCTCTCAGAAGCATAGGATACCTTCTGCATTATCATGTCCTCAGCAGCACGGATGGCCCTCTGTGATCCGGTGATTGTAATTTTCCTGCAGAATAATGCAGAAAAGAACAGAATTGAAACCCTTGTCACTTCAGAACACACTTTTGAGGAGTAAATTGATTAACTCAAAATCCATTCCCGTACCTATCAGTTGTTCCAGACATGAAATCACCTCTGTCAGATATTTTTAGCCTGGCTCCACTAGTCTGCCAAAACAGAGTACTATGCATTAGGGGGGGAAGCAACACAAAGAATATATGGATCGTTTGTTGTATAAAAACCTGGCTAATTTCCATTATATTTCTTCCTCCACGACCAACAACCAATCCAATATGCTCATCAGCAACACCAATGGTCACAGAATTGGTAATATCATCCTGTAAAACATCAGAAGGCTTCTATCAATCACAATCAATTTACTCTTTAACAATCCCTACAGCATATGAATGTTTTCAGAACAGCACCGAAACATATAGAGATATTAATGATAGAATTCCAATGTGAAGAGGTGGATCAGCTAGAAAAATAATCTATGATGGATATTACAATACCCGATTTAGGATTGGTATCAAACTACCAACTGTAAACCTTACACAACCTGAGAGAAACATATATAAAGGACATGAGCACCGGTATGTGTTGCCACACAGACAGACTTATATGTGTAGAGTAAGcctttaaaggaaaaaaatttagagtATTAACTAAATAGGCCAAAGATGCGTGACAGGATGTCTGTGTTTGattactgaaaaatatttctaatcgcttaaactttataaaaactCAGCAAGGCAGCTCAAATGTTGTGGGGAAACCTAAggacaaggaaaggaaaagccAACTTGAACTGAAAAGGCTTATTTCATTTCATGAACATGCAAGAAGATCAGCTAGCAAAGAATAATCATAAGCGAACCAGCATAACTGAAAAAATCTGTTCTAGCACTCCAAAATAGAAGTAGTAACTATCAAATTCTTACTATGGAGACTGCATTAACACCAGGATACCCGGTTAAAGCTTAGAGAATTATAGAATAGAATAGGATGAACCTTGTTATGCTGAAACTTTACTGCAGCCCCATTCGGCCCATGGTTCATTGAATTGTACGCTGCTGTAGCAACATAAGGAAGCACACATGCATATTGAATACCGTCAAAACCAGAGAAGAAAACACCTATTCAAGttaaaagaatcttaaaaagtaccaaattttaaaagaaaaggtttgaaTAGAACAAATTTTCAGAAACCTCAAGGAAACCATGCCACATAACCTTTTTTCAAACAACCAGAAgtttttcaaagataaaataaatagcaaccAATTAACTGTGTCAGATTGATAGAAAAACAAAGTCAACACTTCCTTAATGATGAATGCGGTAAGAAACACATGATcctgatttgataaaaaaaaacctctaataCTAGACATCAGTGGTACCTTTAGAGTCTGGTAGGTGAGTTAAGACTAACAAGTTGCCTAAATCTCGCCAATTTCCTAAAAGATGCTTATGGAGAAAGAACCCTTTGCACTAGTGAAAGACCACAGCATAATCAGCAAAGCACAGCTACTTGAATACAATTGCGCTTTGAAGTCATAACAATAAAACTCAATGGACATTCAAATCTTTCTCATAAAATATGCAtctgaacaaaaaaacaaactcaaactCTAAATCAACCCTCCCCTGACACTAATTATCTTTTCCATGGGCACCCTGACACAGTTTAGAACATTCCAAAATCTTTCCCCAGGGTAAAGCAGGGAGGAGCTTTACATCATGATACTGCCATTAATCATTGGGATAACTAAGTTTATGAATTCATAAAGAACCAATAAAAcgtgataggaaaaaaaaaatgtagaggTGAAGGTAGAAACTAGAAgctttttcttccaataaaaagaGAACATTACTGAGTAAGAAGTTAATGGCAATAGTCACACCTGCATATGAAAATGGAGCATGCATAGTCTGCGAGTAATGAGGATCATCGGTTAGCTTagacaaaattaaatcaatggCATGCATTTGCTCCTCTAGAGTTCCTGTTACTGTAACCAGCCTATCAGTCAATCCAAAAAATTTGGTATCCAGAGGAGAAATCTTGATGCCAGCATGGGACTCTTCAATAAATGACCTGCAGTAAAGGCAGATATCAGCATTATACACTTCCTCCCtctgatttgatttgaaggtaAACTTCTAGACAATCTTACaggaaacaaaataagaaattaaaattcccCATTTTATGTCTCACAAGAAAAATAGTTGACAGCCATAATACAAGAACAAGACCCAAACATAGCCTGACAGAGCATCACAATCAGCAAAGACaggatgaaaaacaaaataaaggacCAAATTTCATGCATTTATAATACATATGTATGCACTTTATGCATCTAGCTAAATTGAATGATTAAAGTTCCATGTGAGTTACTATAAATTCAacattcaagtaaaaaacaacagAAGTAGCTCAGATGGTGTGGCACATGAATCAGAACGCATAAACTGAGGTCTATGTCCAAATCAATGCAATGCATAATTCTTGGTAATGGACTGATGCATCCATAAGCTTGCCACAGCCCTCAAACAAAGGGGATTGCAGATTCCTTAGTACCAGGAAATATACATcgatatataaaatttgtattTCATTCCAGGGATGGAACTCTGAACACCAAGGAGGGTTGCTACAGTTTCTCATAAAGTTAAATACACTTCCTCACAGACCAACATTAGTGCATTGCTTTGAGACAGTTAGCAACATCTAACTAACTACATCCAAATAAAATTTCCAggtacaaaataaattatataattccttttttttacttttcgaGCCCTCGCCTAAATGTATATTGTAAGAAGAATATAAAGGAAGTTTTCGTACTTTATAATGGACCCTCCTTTCCCAATAATGCTACCACAAGCACTATTTGGAACAACCAATCTCACTCTCATTCTTGGTTCAGCTTCATCTCCATCTTCAGCGGGAATCTGaccaacaaaacaaattaacagcAGAAAACACACAGCATATCATATAGACCAACCATATGTCACAATAACTACCTCACTGAGCAATTTAGCAATTATAAGTTCCACGGCCTTCAACACATCATCAATTCCTCCAGATACCATAATTATCCTATCAGATGTTCCCGGAAAAAACTCATAATTTCTCGACAACTGAATTCTCGCTCCAGATTGTGACTGAAAATCAGTAATTGTTGCACCACCCTTTCCAATCACAGAACCAGCTGCCGCATTTGACACGAGAAACCTGGTATAAGTCGGCTTCTCTTctgaatctgaaaaaaaaaacgcaaatATTAGAACCGCAGGACCTGAAAGCAGGGAAATTAATTTCAAGGTCAAAATTAgactttaaatttaattttccttcattttccaCAGCTTCCTCGCCAACCAAACAgaacttaaaactaaaaattcctCTTCTCAGAAATCTAGGGCtaagttttcaatttcaagtcaaaaacatccaaatttagcaaaaaataaataaaacaaccaACTCCTCATAGCAGCCAATCCTAGCACAAAATGTAAcctaaaaatacaataacaaaaccGCTATCGTTTATTCATTGtgtggaaaaataattttaaaaaaaaaagagcagaaaaacGCTCGTATTAGATCAGAGAAACCTGAAGGCGGCGATGCAGGCGGTGGAGGAGATCTCTTCTGCGGTTGCTCCGGTGATGAGACGTAAGACGACTCCGTCGATTCCATTTCTCCTTATCTTCTAAAACAGAAACTATCAAATTACTACacaatagataaataaataatcaatagcTGGAACTATCTTCTAAAATGCGCGtagaggaaaagagaaaaagaaagagtcaCCGCTACCTTTGGTAGAGGTTTTTGAAGGTGCCTGTGCCTCGTGGTATTTGTAGAATGAGAAATGCAGATttacaactctctctctctctctctctctctctctctctctctcatttatcCATGGTGGTTTCGCTTCTAGATTGGTTTTCgcctcttgtgtttttttttttaattattgacctatttttgtttctttttttccacgTAATggcccttgattttttttgctcaGCTAGCTATGTACCGCGCATTTCCCCTTTTTTCTGCCATCCGCTACACTTTTTACTTTTTCTACGGATTTTTTACCGTTAGGGTACACATGAAATGCTGTTACTGAATTGTGAGCACTGTACAGCTGTACCTAATTTCAGTATCAGAAAGTGAAATTATGGATGCtaccttatttatttatgaagcTAAGTACCAAGCCTTTACCTCTTGTGTGCCCATAAACACCCTGTTGCAGCCATAAATCAATTTCTCTGCCccctctttcccttttttttcatgggactagaataatcttaaaaaagtaagcattcataaataaatatataaataaataaataaataaataatgtcatTTATTCTGAACTAGTTGCCCAGATggaatttttaaacaatataacTTATTTATAAGATGGGTTAATTAGATTAGAGAATACATGAAAATTATACTTTTAGCCATCATCCATTAAGAAGTATTGTAGTGgaacctattttttatttcaatcatggatataaagatatttgattgattaatatatactaaaactttgtataaatttgttgaaatttcatcttaaaattttagttaaaaattaaaatttatatttttaaaaaattttattttttttaaatgacaactataaaaactacaaaaacgTATTTAAAATAgaagtttcttttgttttttaataatcaccTTGGTTAAATATGAACATGTATATGGGTTTATTCAGGACTCAAGGTGCATGCATACATGCAGTTGGCCGGTGCAATTAATGTATACATCGAATATGAATATGTATGtggatttatttatattcaaattCGAGCTctagattattaattttaatggttattagagacttatataatcattaatttcagggctcgtggagattaatcgaggtatatataaattaatcttaatatccccatataaataaataataataataatgtatataTTAAACGGATGTGGAAATGGAGACTATCTGAAAACCATGGGAACTGCAGTTTCGATATTTCCACGATTGAAAACTGTGGTTCCGTGTAGTTCATGAGAACTGAGATTCGTTCTCCTCCTCCCCGTCTCTCCCCCGTCGCCCTGTGCCTAGTTGCCATCGTAATTTTTATTACCGGTGTATAAAAAAGTCTTGCCGATTTTTCCTGGTCCATAAAGTTTGCTTTAAATCCCATGACAAttcctttaattaattattttgttcaattcGATTCATGCATAGTTAGGCAccgtttaatttttaaaaaataactttaaattattattttattattattttaacataataatattaaaaataaaaaaataaaattattttaatatatttttaaataaaaaatatttaaaaaaatattatgtgcaatgtttgtttttcaatttaaaaagatttttgaaaaaatttaaaaaaatatttttaaaaaaattaatattttttagtgtttttagatcattttaatgtattaattttaataaatatttttaaaaataaaaaaatattattttaatatatttttaaataaaaaatatttttaaaaaaaacacaatcattttattaaagAGACCCGAAATAGCCGCAAA includes:
- the LOC7463468 gene encoding protein BTR1 isoform X1, with protein sequence MESTESSYVSSPEQPQKRSPPPPASPPSDSEEKPTYTRFLVSNAAAGSVIGKGGATITDFQSQSGARIQLSRNYEFFPGTSDRIIMVSGGIDDVLKAVELIIAKLLSEIPAEDGDEAEPRMRVRLVVPNSACGSIIGKGGSIIKSFIEESHAGIKISPLDTKFFGLTDRLVTVTGTLEEQMHAIDLILSKLTDDPHYSQTMHAPFSYAGVFFSGFDGIQYACVLPYVATAAYNSMNHGPNGAAVKFQHNKDDITNSVTIGVADEHIGLVVGRGGRNIMEISQTSGARLKISDRGDFMSGTTDRKITITGSQRAIRAAEDMIMQKVSYASERETD
- the LOC7463468 gene encoding protein BTR1 isoform X3 — protein: MESTESSYVSSPEQPQKRSPPPPASPPSDSEEKPTYTRFLVSNAAAGSVIGKGGATITDFQSQSGARIQLSRNYEFFPGTSDRIIMVSGGIDDVLKAVELIIAKLLSEIPAEDGDEAEPRMRVRLVVPNSACGSIIGKGGSIIKSFIEESHAGIKISPLDTKFFGLTDRLVTVTGTLEEQMHAIDLILSKLTDDPHYSQTMHAPFSYAAYNSMNHGPNGAAVKFQHNKDDITNSVTIGVADEHIGLVVGRGGRNIMEISQTSGARLKISDRGDFMSGTTDRKITITGSQRAIRAAEDMIMQKVSYASERETD
- the LOC7463468 gene encoding protein BTR1 isoform X2 yields the protein MESTESSYVSSPEQPQKRSPPPPASPPSDSEEKPTYTRFLVSNAAAGSVIGKGGATITDFQSQSGARIQLSRNYEFFPGTSDRIIMVSGGIDDVLKAVELIIAKLLSEIPAEDGDEAEPRMRVRLVVPNSACGSIIGKGGSIIKSFIEESHAGIKISPLDTKFFGLTDRLVTVTGTLEEQMHAIDLILSKLTDDPHYSQTMHAPFSYAAAYNSMNHGPNGAAVKFQHNKDDITNSVTIGVADEHIGLVVGRGGRNIMEISQTSGARLKISDRGDFMSGTTDRKITITGSQRAIRAAEDMIMQKVSYASERETD
- the LOC127905853 gene encoding putative glycine-rich cell wall structural protein 1 yields the protein MALRVVGAAFLVLLIVDLTFAARILKATGGGGGGQGGGGGGGSASGLGSGYGSGSGGGEGYGGGSGGSGGGGGGGKGGGGGGGSGGKGYGSGYGSGSGSGYGSGGGVGGGGGGGGGGGGSGSGSGSGYGSGSGSGYGSGSGGGKGGGGGGGGGGGVGGGGGGFGPGSGYGSGSGYGEGYGSGYGEGGYGLP
- the LOC18102765 gene encoding glycine-rich cell wall structural protein 2; this translates as MASSRVIGAAFLILFILDLTFAARSPKAIGKGGGGGGGGGGGRGGGGGSASGLGSGSGHGSGYGSGGGEGYGGGLGGGWGGGGGGGGGGGGGMGSGSGYGSGYGSGSGSGYGSGSGVGGGGGGGSGGGGGGGGGTGLGSGSGYGSGGGSGYGSGNGGGKGGGGGGGSGGGGGGGAGASGFGSGYGSGSGYGSGYGGDSEYGLP